One stretch of Armigeres subalbatus isolate Guangzhou_Male chromosome 2, GZ_Asu_2, whole genome shotgun sequence DNA includes these proteins:
- the LOC134216364 gene encoding uncharacterized protein LOC134216364 produces MNLTMKVLLLFSFLLIHSSGHRIQLSDSILDIINTRHVERIMAERRMNSTSRDDKRYTMVQQNELIDDDATEDSTGDLTYQTPEVAIDFDFNGRRQSSGGGGGGGSTVTSFTNESGFQYHPTGSAPNADILTDLQAYRGDKLLKSSKNALVVTRKEYLKKDWCKTEPLVQRIREEGCLSRTIINRFCYGQCNSFYIPKSPRRRRHGGVGGSGGRNGHGGGHGHHGGRAREVDLDFEDEDLTGPAFRSCAFCKPKKFTWITVTLRCPSLVPQLRRKRIQRIKQCKCIAEPLN; encoded by the coding sequence ATGAATCTGACGATGAAGGTGCTGTTATTGTTCTCATTCCTGCTGATCCACTCGTCCGGCCACCGGATACAACTGTCCGATTCGATTCTGGACATCATCAACACCCGACACGTGGAGCGGATCATGGCGGAGCGGCGAATGAATTCCACGTCGCGGGACGACAAACGCTACACGATGGTGCAGCAGAACGAGCTGATAGACGACGATGCAACCGAGGACAGCACCGGCGATCTCACGTATCAGACGCCCGAGGTGGCGATCGATTTCGACTTCAACGGGCGGCGGCAGTCCAGTGGAGGTGGTGGCGGTGGCGGCTCGACGGTAACATCATTTACCAACGAAAGCGGCTTTCAGTACCATCCAACGGGATCCGCCCCCAACGCAGATATTTTGACCGACCTGCAGGCGTACCGGGGAGACAAGTTGCTCAAATCGAGCAAGAATGCCCTGGTGGTGACGCGGAAGGAGTACCTGAAGAAGGACTGGTGCAAGACGGAACCCTTGGTGCAGCGAATCCGGGAGGAGGGATGCCTCAGCCGGACGATCATCAATCGATTTTGCTACGGGCAGTGCAATTCGTTCTACATTCCAAAGTCGCCGAGACGTAGGCGTCACGGTGGCGTCGGCGGCAGCGGCGGGCGCAACGGGCACGGCGGTGGCCACGGCCATCACGGGGGCCGCGCGCGGGAGGTCGATCTGGACTTTGAAGACGAAGACCTGACCGGGCCGGCGTTTCGCTCGTGCGCCTTCTGCAAGCCCAAAAAGTTCACCTGGATCACGGTGACGCTGCGGTGTCCCTCGCTGGTGCCCCAACTGCGGCGGAAGCGCATCCAACGCATCAAACAGTGCAAATGCATTGCCGAGCCGTTGAATTAG